Proteins co-encoded in one Candidatus Blochmannia sp. SNP genomic window:
- the gltP gene encoding glutamate/aspartate:proton symporter GltP, which yields MKNFKITLAWKIFFALNLGIILGIVLHNQIELKDWMITTFLSPAGEIFIRMIKMIVVPIVMATLVVGIAGIGDARKLGSIGLKTIIYFEVITTVAIVLGVALANLLHPGYGIDMSVLSKTDISMYEQTTSEIQSNLVNTMLSLIPSNIIYSMARGDMLPVIFFSVIFGLGLATLPDKTKNPLLDIFNSIADTMFEVTHIVMRYAPIGVFALISVTVATFGFSSLLPLTKLVLLVYGAIVFFALVVLGIVARICNLRIWKLICILKEELILSFSTASSETVLPRIIEKMEAYGAPSTITGFVIPTGYSFNLDGSTLYQSIAAIFIAQLYGIELSLSQEIILVLTLMITSKGIAGVPGVSFVVLLATLGSVGIPLEGLAFIAGVDRVLDMGRTALNVIGNALAVLVIAKWENQYDTEQARLYESEMLHNNK from the coding sequence ATAAAAAATTTTAAAATTACCCTTGCTTGGAAAATTTTTTTTGCTTTAAACTTGGGTATTATTTTAGGGATCGTATTACATAATCAAATAGAATTGAAAGATTGGATGATCACTACATTCCTATCTCCAGCTGGAGAAATTTTTATTCGTATGATAAAAATGATTGTAGTTCCTATTGTAATGGCTACATTAGTGGTTGGAATAGCTGGTATTGGAGACGCTAGAAAACTTGGAAGTATTGGATTGAAGACCATTATTTATTTTGAGGTTATTACAACAGTTGCTATAGTACTTGGTGTAGCTTTGGCTAATTTGCTTCATCCTGGTTATGGAATTGATATGTCTGTATTGTCTAAAACAGATATTTCTATGTATGAGCAAACCACATCTGAAATACAGTCAAATTTAGTAAATACTATGTTATCGTTAATTCCTTCGAATATTATTTATTCTATGGCTAGAGGAGATATGTTGCCAGTTATTTTTTTCTCGGTGATTTTCGGGCTTGGGTTAGCTACATTACCAGATAAAACTAAGAATCCATTATTGGATATTTTTAATTCTATAGCGGATACCATGTTTGAAGTAACTCATATAGTTATGCGTTATGCTCCTATTGGGGTTTTTGCTTTGATTTCAGTTACAGTTGCAACTTTTGGCTTTAGTTCTTTGTTACCGCTTACTAAGCTTGTGTTGTTAGTTTATGGTGCTATTGTTTTTTTTGCATTAGTAGTATTGGGTATAGTGGCGCGTATATGTAATCTTAGAATTTGGAAATTAATTTGTATTTTAAAAGAAGAACTTATCTTATCTTTTTCTACTGCTAGCTCAGAAACTGTATTACCACGTATTATAGAAAAAATGGAAGCTTATGGAGCGCCATCAACTATTACTGGTTTTGTAATACCTACTGGTTATTCTTTTAATTTAGATGGATCAACTTTATATCAAAGTATTGCTGCTATTTTTATTGCACAACTTTATGGCATTGAATTATCTTTAAGTCAGGAAATTATTTTAGTATTGACTTTAATGATCACCTCTAAAGGTATTGCTGGTGTTCCTGGAGTGTCTTTTGTAGTGTTATTAGCTACGCTAGGTAGCGTAGGTATTCCTTTAGAAGGATTAGCGTTTATAGCAGGAGTTGATCGAGTGTTAGACATGGGTCGTACAGCGCTTAATGTGATAGGTAACGCTTTAGCAGTTTTGGTAATTGCAAAATGGGAAAATCAGTATGATACAGAACAGGCACGTTTGTATGAATCAGAGATGTTACATAATAACAAATAA
- a CDS encoding Rid family detoxifying hydrolase gives MQQHNIIINTKNAPDPLGPYTQAIEINNIIFVSGQIPICPDTNIMSDNIYDQTHQALLNIKNIIETTGLKINNIVKTTLFIININDLPKINTSYKNFFNTYSFSKNITLPARSCVEVSKLPKDAKIEIEAIAMREFL, from the coding sequence ATGCAACAACATAATATTATAATTAATACCAAAAATGCTCCTGATCCCCTTGGTCCCTATACACAAGCTATAGAGATAAACAACATAATATTTGTGTCCGGTCAAATTCCCATATGCCCGGACACAAATATTATGTCTGATAATATTTACGACCAAACCCATCAAGCTTTACTAAATATCAAAAATATTATAGAAACCACTGGACTAAAAATAAATAATATTGTTAAAACCACATTATTTATCATTAATATAAATGATTTACCTAAAATAAATACTAGTTATAAAAATTTTTTTAATACATACTCTTTTTCTAAAAACATAACTTTACCAGCACGCTCCTGTGTAGAGGTTTCCAAGTTACCAAAAGATGCCAAAATAGAAATTGAAGCCATCGCAATGCGTGAATTTTTGTAA
- a CDS encoding valine--tRNA ligase → MEKTYNPKNIEEPIYKFWEQGGYFDPHGDTSHKSYCIMMPPPNITGQLHLGHAFQQIIMDVLVRYQRMEGKNTLWQTGTDHAGIATQILVENKIYNDTGKTRHNYTRDDLIKKIWTWQKQSEKFITYQMKRLGNSVNWKRKCFTMDTEMSYAVKEAFIRLYQDDLIYRGKRLVNWDCTLQSAISDLEVINKSIKGSMWYLCYKLDNSTIVRDHSTTDPHHLIVATTRPETILGDAAVAIHPEDSRYKNLIGKYVITPITNKRIPIIFDEHVDMFKGTGCVKITPAHDFNDYIIGKRHKLPMIKIFSLNGKILKHPEIFDSYGKPNDQLCYNIPQIFHNLNSYHARKKIISECTKLNLLYDIKPYDSIIPYSDRTGTIIEPMLTDQWYIRATILAQQAVNAVKLDIINFVPKQYKNMYFSWMNNIQDWCISRQIWWGHGIPAWYDDAHHKIYVGHCEKDIRIKNQLDNDIILRKDNDVLDTWFSSSLWTFSSLGWPKDTNLLNVFHPTNIIVSGFDIIFFWIARMIMLTMHFIKDNSGVSQIPFKTAYITGLIRDEAGQKMSKSKGNIIDPIDIIDGISIENLLKKRTKDMLQPQLADQIIKCTKKQFPNGIQSHGTDALRFTLVALASSGRDIHWDMKRLTGYRNFCNKLWHASRFVIIHTKNKDCSISSATEKLFSLADRWIITKFNQTVQNFHKNLEIYRFDKIANILHEFIWHQFCDWYIELTKSTLYHGNTLELRGTRYTLITLLESLLRLAHPIIPFITEKIWQEVKVITGNNGKTIMLQPFPKYNASIIDNKSIIDFEWIKHTITAIRNTRTNMNFPYNTPLQVAFQHTSPEAKKRILNNYNILCNIAHLKSIDFISKHETYPSKSITISLDSTELLIRTPKEFNKDIKINRINKELESINHKIEMIQKILNNNDFINHAPKSVIKNKQELLNYYTKIKHKLLDQHATITKL, encoded by the coding sequence TGCCTCCTCCTAATATTACAGGGCAATTACATCTTGGTCACGCATTTCAACAAATCATTATGGACGTTTTAGTACGTTATCAAAGAATGGAAGGGAAAAATACTTTATGGCAAACGGGTACAGATCATGCTGGTATCGCTACACAAATTCTGGTAGAAAATAAAATTTATAATGATACAGGAAAAACTAGACATAACTACACACGCGATGATTTAATAAAAAAAATTTGGACATGGCAGAAACAATCTGAAAAATTTATTACTTACCAAATGAAACGATTAGGAAATTCTGTAAATTGGAAACGAAAATGTTTCACTATGGATACAGAAATGTCTTATGCAGTAAAAGAAGCTTTTATTCGTTTATATCAAGATGATTTAATTTATAGAGGAAAAAGACTAGTAAATTGGGATTGCACATTACAAAGTGCAATTTCTGATCTAGAAGTTATAAATAAATCAATAAAAGGATCCATGTGGTATCTATGCTATAAGTTAGATAACTCTACTATTGTTAGAGATCATTCTACCACCGACCCACACCATTTAATCGTCGCAACAACACGTCCAGAAACTATATTAGGAGATGCTGCTGTTGCAATACATCCAGAAGATTCTCGTTATAAAAATTTGATTGGAAAATACGTAATCACACCAATAACTAACAAACGTATTCCTATAATTTTTGATGAACATGTAGATATGTTTAAAGGAACTGGTTGTGTTAAAATAACCCCTGCTCATGATTTCAATGACTATATAATAGGGAAACGGCATAAATTACCCATGATAAAAATTTTTTCACTTAATGGGAAAATTCTTAAACACCCAGAAATATTTGATAGTTATGGGAAACCTAATGATCAATTATGCTACAATATCCCTCAAATATTTCATAATCTTAACAGTTATCATGCACGGAAAAAAATAATTTCCGAATGCACCAAACTTAACTTATTATATGACATAAAACCCTATGATTCAATAATTCCATATAGCGATCGTACTGGAACTATAATTGAACCTATGTTAACTGATCAATGGTACATACGTGCTACAATTTTAGCTCAACAAGCAGTAAATGCAGTTAAATTAGATATAATTAATTTTGTTCCAAAACAATATAAAAATATGTATTTTAGTTGGATGAATAATATACAAGATTGGTGTATTTCTCGGCAAATATGGTGGGGGCACGGAATTCCTGCTTGGTATGATGATGCTCATCATAAAATATATGTAGGACATTGTGAAAAAGATATCAGAATAAAAAATCAATTAGATAATGATATAATATTACGTAAAGATAATGATGTATTAGATACATGGTTTTCTTCAAGTCTATGGACGTTTTCTAGTTTGGGTTGGCCCAAGGATACTAATTTATTAAATGTTTTTCATCCCACTAACATTATAGTAAGTGGATTTGATATCATATTTTTTTGGATTGCACGAATGATTATGTTAACCATGCATTTCATAAAAGATAATAGTGGAGTATCTCAAATTCCATTTAAAACCGCATACATTACTGGTCTTATACGTGACGAGGCCGGTCAAAAAATGTCTAAATCTAAAGGTAACATCATTGATCCAATAGATATAATAGATGGAATTTCTATAGAGAATTTATTAAAAAAACGTACGAAAGACATGCTTCAGCCACAATTGGCAGATCAAATTATAAAATGTACTAAAAAACAATTTCCTAACGGAATTCAATCTCATGGAACTGATGCTTTAAGATTTACTTTGGTAGCGCTAGCATCATCTGGACGAGATATACACTGGGATATGAAACGACTAACAGGTTATCGTAATTTTTGTAATAAATTATGGCATGCTAGTCGATTTGTTATAATACATACTAAAAATAAAGATTGCAGTATATCTTCCGCTACAGAAAAATTGTTTTCCTTAGCAGATCGTTGGATTATTACAAAGTTTAATCAAACAGTGCAGAATTTTCATAAAAATTTAGAAATTTATCGTTTCGATAAAATAGCAAATATTTTGCACGAATTTATTTGGCATCAATTTTGTGATTGGTATATAGAATTAACTAAATCAACACTCTATCACGGGAATACACTGGAACTACGAGGCACGCGCTATACATTAATTACATTACTAGAATCATTATTACGCTTAGCACATCCGATTATTCCTTTTATTACAGAAAAAATTTGGCAAGAAGTTAAAGTAATTACTGGAAATAATGGCAAAACTATTATGTTACAGCCATTTCCAAAATATAATGCATCCATAATTGACAATAAATCTATTATAGATTTTGAATGGATAAAACACACTATCACAGCGATACGTAATACTAGAACAAATATGAATTTCCCTTATAATACACCCTTACAAGTAGCATTTCAGCATACCTCACCAGAGGCTAAAAAGCGAATTTTAAATAATTATAATATTTTATGCAATATTGCTCACTTAAAAAGCATTGATTTCATCTCAAAACATGAAACATATCCATCAAAATCTATTACTATATCTTTAGATTCAACAGAGTTATTAATACGTACACCAAAAGAATTCAATAAAGATATTAAAATAAACCGAATAAATAAAGAATTAGAATCAATAAATCATAAAATTGAAATGATACAAAAAATACTAAATAACAATGATTTCATAAATCATGCACCAAAATCTGTCATAAAAAATAAACAAGAATTATTAAATTATTATACTAAAATTAAACATAAATTACTCGATCAACATGCTACAATAACAAAGCTGTAG
- the argF gene encoding ornithine carbamoyltransferase, which translates to MNQLYQRSFLRLMDFTADEIKFLLQLSSHLKHQKNTQTEIQKLNKKNIVLIFENHSTRTRCAFEVAAFDQGARVTCLTPNISQIGHKESIKDTAKILGRIYHGIQYRGYSQDIVTILSEYSGVPVWNGLTMKFHPTQLLADLMTMQEQLPHKTFHQMKLAYVGDAKNNIGNSLLEAAAIMGFNLRLVSPKIFWPTQELFQNCQNIAQRNNGNIILTEDISNGVKDVDFLYTDVWVSMGENEKMWEKRISLLSPYQVNHRMIQNTNNPNIKFLHCLPALHDTETTIGKKIAKRYNLKNGLEVTNDIFESSYSIVFDQAENRLHTVKALILATLLPDSCFLNPIY; encoded by the coding sequence ATGAATCAATTATATCAACGATCTTTTTTACGGTTAATGGACTTTACCGCAGATGAAATTAAATTTCTACTGCAATTATCAAGTCATTTAAAACATCAAAAAAATACACAAACTGAAATTCAAAAATTAAACAAAAAAAATATTGTACTCATTTTTGAAAATCATTCAACTAGAACAAGATGTGCCTTTGAAGTAGCAGCATTTGATCAGGGCGCACGCGTAACTTGTCTAACTCCAAATATTAGCCAAATTGGACACAAAGAATCCATTAAAGATACTGCTAAGATTTTGGGACGAATATACCATGGTATTCAATATCGTGGTTATAGCCAAGATATAGTTACTATACTTTCAGAATATTCTGGAGTCCCGGTATGGAATGGTCTAACTATGAAATTTCACCCGACACAATTACTTGCCGATCTCATGACCATGCAAGAACAATTACCACATAAAACATTTCATCAAATGAAGCTAGCTTATGTAGGAGATGCAAAAAATAATATCGGCAATTCTTTATTAGAAGCTGCAGCAATAATGGGTTTTAATTTAAGATTAGTATCACCCAAAATATTTTGGCCCACACAAGAATTATTTCAAAATTGCCAAAATATTGCACAACGTAATAATGGAAATATTATTCTTACTGAAGACATTTCCAATGGAGTAAAAGATGTAGATTTTTTATATACCGATGTGTGGGTATCTATGGGAGAAAATGAAAAAATGTGGGAAAAACGTATTTCTTTATTATCTCCATATCAAGTAAACCATCGTATGATTCAAAATACCAATAATCCAAATATAAAATTTTTACACTGCTTACCGGCATTACATGATACCGAAACCACTATTGGCAAAAAAATAGCAAAAAGATATAATTTAAAAAATGGGTTAGAAGTAACAAATGATATATTTGAATCTTCATATAGTATAGTATTTGATCAAGCTGAAAATCGTTTACATACTGTCAAGGCTCTAATTTTAGCAACGTTACTTCCTGATTCTTGTTTTCTTAATCCAATTTATTAA